In Erigeron canadensis isolate Cc75 chromosome 6, C_canadensis_v1, whole genome shotgun sequence, the following are encoded in one genomic region:
- the LOC122602945 gene encoding disease resistance protein RPV1-like encodes MGTKSIPHRWKYDVFVSFRGEDIRRGFMGHLFKEFSQKGIRAFEDSNHLPKGEEISPRLSKAIEGSRFLMVIFSKNYASSTWCLRELVKILKCKKIGKHKQNFHIIFYDVKPDEVRKQTGSYGEALAKHEFLNKTEVPKWKEALSTAANLSGWDLQGDNANGYETKVIDDVCKEILEMMIRRGPLHVGENLVGMDVHVKKMNLGSIIGSDKVHMIGICGIGGIGKTTLAKAIYNRMHLNFKRFYFCEDVKGTAKQVGLVNVVVQVISGIIKCKLETISSVSQAIVVLKERALYKPVLLVIDNVGDSAELEALAGALSWFYPGSLIILTCKDRQLLKSYKVEEIYDMRYLDDPEALELFSLHAFNKKHPNQDFEELVDQVLKYVNGHPLALEVLGRFLCGKTVGQWKSELKKLQEFPNEKIQSVLRLSYDGLDHCQKKVFLDIASSFIGVNKDLAASVLDSCNVYAETDLRVLEDKSLITISETMDLQMHDLIQAMAKGIVCENSNMPGDRSRLWDSSEVHDALNKAKVTEAVEVLIFLLDKTRGKAHIDCKSFSKIKKLRILKIYDMELGSIEERSEPKVTYSERLESLSDEMRLLYWYAYPFKSLPSEFYPKDIVAIDMSYSKIKSLWTTPTGFERLKIMKLRHCQNLTQTPDFTEITNLEELNLEGCISLLSVHKSVGMLQRLVELNLKECVELRSFPCITETFSLQVLILSGCSKINELPNCLGILKNLMKLCVDGTSIKLPNLLSFLSPPRNDQVLPVRKYLRKLQHVSSFVLPVLAPLKSLRNLDVSYCDISEVIPESIGSLSCLDDLNLSGNSFTCLPASLSQLSQLTKLGLVDCKNLEVLPELPPNIHHCDVIDCNALRQVDKQNVPNNRNFTLDFTSCPNMAKNHTIECMISMVLPERCTSNCKNVHLLLQGSRIPPWFTSRCTGTSIDVKVPPQWRCNKSKRYCVCVTYRPKEVHYFRRHSWLEYKVRNSDGTDIDHCYIQLETPFSSKSEEFIGTDMIWLHYYTPKVEAWEKAIDFISFSFITEVDIELKECGARLLCDEEDMEDQQRYLGMIQDFPSASNARVVDQQSSGDE; translated from the exons ATGGGTACGAAATCCATTCCGCATCGATGGAAATACGATGTTTTTGTAAGTTTTAGAGGTGAAGATATCCGTAGAGGCTTCATGGGTCATCTTTTTAAAGAATTTAGTCAGAAAGGAATCCGTGCTTTTGAAGATTCTAACCATTTGCCCAAGGGAGAAGAGATATCTCCTCGACTCTCCAAAGCCATTGAAGGATCGAGATTTTTGATGGTCATCTTCTCCAAAAACTATGCTTCTTCCACATGGTGTCTGAGGGAGCTAGTGAAAATCCTCAAGTGCAAGAAAATaggaaaacacaaacaaaattttcacataATCTTTTATGATGTGAAGCCCGATGAGGTCAGGAAACAAACTGGAAGCTATGGTGAAGCATTGGCTAAACATGAATTCTTGAATAAAACAGAGGTGCCCAAATGGAAGGAAGCTCTATCTACAGCAGCTAACTTAAGTGGGTGGGATCTCCAAGGCGACAATGCAAATGG TTATGAGACCAAGGTCATTGATGACGTCTGTAAGGAAATCTTGGAAATGATGATTCGCCGTGGCCCATTACATGTTGGTGAGAACCTAGTAGGGATGGACGTGCATGTTAAGAAAATGAACTTGGGGAGCATTATTGGGTCAGATAAGGTTCACATGATTGGAATATGTGGTATCGGCGGAATAGGAAAGACAACCCTTGCAAAAGCTATCTATAATCGCATGCATCTTAATTTTAAGAGATTTTACTTTTGTGAAGATGTCAAAGGAACTGCAAAACAAGTGGGTTTAGTAAATGTGGTGGTGCAAGTTATTAGCGGCATTATAAAATGTAAACTTGAAACAATATCGAGTGTTAGTCAAGCAATAGTGGTATTGAAAGAGAGGGCATTGTATAAGCCAGTCTTGCTTGTTATAGATAATGTTGGTGACTCGGCCGAGTTAGAAGCACTTGCCGGTGCACTTAGTTGGTTCTACCCAGGAAGTCTAATTATTCTCACTTGTAAAGACAGGCAACTGCTAAAGTCTTATAAGGTGGAAGAAATATATGACATGAGATATTTAGATGACCCTGAAGCTCTTGAGCTCTTTAGTTTGCATGCCTTCAATAAAAAACATCCGAACCAAGACTTCGAAGAGCTTGTTGATCAAGTGCTTAAATATGTGAATGGTCACCCTCTGGCTTTGGAAGTTTTGGGTCGTTTTTTATGTGGCAAAACAGTGGGCCAGTGGAAGAGCGAACTGAAGAAGCTCCAAGAATTTCCTAATGAGAAGATACAGAGCGTGCTTCGTTTAAGTTATGATGGGCTGGATCACTGTCAGAAAAAAGTTTTCCTTGACATCGCAAGTTCCTTCATTGGGGTAAACAAAGATTTAGCAGCAAGTGTATTAGACAGCTGTAACGTGTATGCAGAAACAGATCTCAGAGTTCTAGAAGATAAGTCCTTGATCACCATTTCTGAAACTATGGATCTTCAAATGCATGACTTGATTCAAGCAATGGCAAAAGGAATTGTATGTGAAAATTCTAATATGCCTGGGGATCGAAGCAGATTATGGGATTCATCAGAAGTTCATGATGCATTGAACAAAGCCAAG GTCACAGAAGCAGTTGAAGTTCTAATCTTTTTGCTAGACAAAACTAGAGGAAAAGCTCACATAGATTGtaaatcattttcaaaaataaaaaaattgcgGATCCTCAAAATTTATGATATGGAACTGGGAAGCATTGAGGAAAGATCAGAACCGAAGGTTACCTACTCTGAACGTTTGGAATCTTTGTCCGATGAGATGAGGTTGCTGTATTGGTATGCATACCCTTTCAAGTCGCTACCATCAGAATTCTATCCGAAAGACATTGTTGCCATTGATATGTCTTATAGTAAGATCAAAAGCCTATGGACAACACCTACG GGTTTCGAAAGATTGAAAATTATGAAGCTGAGACATTGTCAGAACCTTACACAAACCCCTGACTTCACGGAGATTACAAATCTCGAAGAGCTAAATCTTGAAGGTTGCATAAGTTTGCTTAGTGTTCACAAATCAGTTGGAATGCTACAGAGGCTTGTCGAattgaatttgaaggaatgcGTAGAGCTTAGGAGTTTCCCTTGCATCACCGAAACATTTTCCCTTCAAGTTCTTATTCTCTCTGGCTGCTCAAAAATTAACGAGCTGCCCAATTGTTTGGGAATCCTAAAAaatttgatgaagctttgtgtTGACGGAACCTCTATAAAGCTGCCCAATCTTCTTTCTTTCCTGTCGCCTCCTAGAAATGATCAAGTACTTCCAGTTAGGAAATATCTAAGAAAATTGCAACATGTCTCAAGTTTTGTATTGCCTGTCTTGGCTCCTTTGAAGTCATTAAGGAATCTGGATGTTAGCTATTGTGATATATCAGAGGTAATACCGGAAAGCATTGGAAGTTTGTCGTGTCTAGATGATCTAAACCTGAGTGGTAACAGTTTTACTTGCTTGCCGGCAAGTTTGAGTCAACTTTCTCAACTTACAAAGCTTGGACTTGTTGATTGCAAGAATCTTGAAGTGCTTCCCGAACTTCCGCCTAACATTCATCATTGTGATGTAATTGATTGCAACGCTTTAAGACAAGTAGACAAACAAAATGTGCCGAACAACAGGAACTTCACGTTGGACTTCACTAGTTGTCCAAATATGGCTAAGAATCATACCATCGAATGCATGATATCTATGGTTCTACCTGAG AGATGTACTAGTAACTGTAAAAATGtgcatcttcttcttcaagGAAGCAGAATTCCACCATGGTTTACAAGTCGGTGTACAGGAACATCCATCGACGTAAAGGTGCCTCCACAGTGGCGCTGCAACAAGAGCAAGAGATATTGTGTATGTGTTACTTACAGGCCTAAAGAAGTACATTATTTTAGAAGACATAGCTGGCTAGAATACAAAGTGAGAAACTCTGATGGAACTGATATCGACCATTGTTATATACAATTAGAAACCCCGTTTTCAAGTAAAAGTGAAGAGTTCATTGGGACAGATATGATATGGCTGCATTATTATACACCGAAAGTAGAGGCATGGGAAAAAGCTATTGATTTCATTAGTTTTTCATTCATTACGGAGGTAGACATTGAGTTGAAGGAATGTGGTGCAAGACTTCTTTGTGATGAAGAAGACATGGAAGACCAACAAAGATATTTAGGTATGATTCAAGACTTCCCATCGGCCTCCAACGCAAGAGTTGTCGATCAGCAGTCCAGTGGTGATGAATAA
- the LOC122602944 gene encoding uncharacterized protein LOC122602944 gives MNLDKSWTKITQKCDPRFINGAKDFAEMGKKYIGSDGRMHCPCKKCLNARRHDPEVVCRHITHNGFNTTYDPWIYHGEHLPGYESDETDSEGEQTEIASSDGEKDLLDDAFPTGGETQAETSNEGAAKHNNPNVEKLFDDMKKNLYPGCEFSVLGFLLELMNVKVTCKMTNVAMDMILSLLKRAFKDANLPKNHYEAKNYLRTLGLGYQSIHACKYNCALFWGENVELQSCPRCNTSRYEEKSNGKKKPVKVLRYFPITSRLQRLYASGHTAKDMLRHDQGRIKEEGVLRHPADGKAWKHFDTMFPDFANDPRNVRLGLASDGFNPFGAMSLSYSMWPVVLMPYNMPPWKSMVDASFMLTLLIPGRDSPGNDIDVFLRPLIDELKLLWAKGVQTYDCESKQTFNMRAALLWTINDFPAYGYLSGWTTSGYMACPTCNEDACSIGIRDKIAYVGHRRFLLDDHSWRNSRDFNGKRETRLAPNHISGDDCLRQLELITLPQHGKHPDHVRKRKRNPDDLNWSKKSIFFELPYWPKLLIRHNIDVMHVEKNVCENVLGTLLNIEGKTKDTDKARKDLEDMNIRKELHLVRNKDRLLKPHASYVLTREERKQFCNLLKSVRFPDGFAGNLEKNVIADQGKIHGLKSHDCHILLQRIIPIAIRPFMTKQIRDALTELSRFFKKLTEATLYVSELEALQKEIVIILCKLERIFPPSFFTIMVHLCVHLPQEEIFGGPVQSRWMYPIERYLGHLKKYVRNKAKPEGSIAEGYVIEEAMTFCSHYLGGVESKFDKRGRNDDKAHNDEKSFALDIFRLNGRGVGKKEVRILPSALMKKAIWFVYNNCEQIQPYLEEHLHSLQSQHPELSDFTDMQQATFQDWFAKRVSKMYTHDPSQINEELYAVSCLPDNRVLSYKGYIVNGVKYIVKSTDDCRRTQNCGVTVQGVQNDVEDDYYGYLDEVIELSFIKDYHVILFKCTWFDTDRKRKHVVFEPYFISINTSRHVYKEDPFIFANQAKQVFYINDPLKPHSQWKVIERISHRHLWDIPEENNADNLLEDVNLLREDIAEELVENVDFGRSHDTINDFINDEINDSDQDMEEFDSDSNLDDLDNNISNIEIEIAESDGDE, from the exons ATGAATTTGGATAAGAGCTGGACTAAAATTACTCAAAAGTGTGATCCAAGATTCATCAATGGAGCAAAGGATTTTGCAGAAATGGGTAAAAAATACATTGGTAGTGATGGACGGATGCATTGTCCATGTAAGAAGTGTTTAAATGCAAGAAGACATGATCCTGAAGTTGTGTGTCGTCATATAACTCATAATGGTTTTAATACTACATACGATCCATGGATCTATCATGGTGAACACCTCCCTGGTTATGAATCAGACGAAACAGATAGTGAGGGTGAACAAACTGAAATTGCATCAAGTGACGGTGAAAAAGACTTACTTGATGACGCGTTTCCAACTGGTGGCGAAACCCAAGCAGAAACCTCTAACGAAGGTGCTGCAAAACACAATAATCCAAATGTGgaaaagttatttgatgatatGAAAAAGAATCTTTACCCGGGGTGTGAGTTTTCGGTACTAGGCTTTTTACTTGAGCTGATGAACGTGAAGGTAACATGTAAAATGACTAATGTGGCAATGGATATGATTTTGAGTTTATTGAAACGAGCTTTCAAGGATGCAAACTTGCCGAAAAACCATTATGAGGCAAAAAATTATTTACGTACTCTTGGACTAGGATACCAATCTATCCATGCTTGTAAATATAATTGTGCattattttggggtgaaaatgTGGAATTACAAAGCTGTCCACGTTGTAATACTAGTCGTTATGAAGAAAAGAGTAATGGGAAGAAGAAACCGGTTAAAGTCTTGCGTTATTTTCCCATCACAAGTAGACTTCAACGTTTATATGCGTCAGGGCACACTGCTAAAGATATGTTACGGCACGATCAAGGCAGAATTAAAGAGGAGGGGGTTCTTAGGCATCCAGCAGACGGAAAGGCATGGAAACACTTTGATACAATGTTTCCTGATTTTGCAAATGATCCTAGAAATGTCCGCCTGGGGCTTGCAAGTGATGGTTTCAATCCTTTCGGGGCAATGAGTCTTTCATATAGTATGTGGCCTGTTGTGCTCATGCCATACAATATGCCTCCTTGGAAGTCTATGGTAGATGCTTCATTTATGTTGACATTGTTAATTCCTGGACGTGATTCACCGGGAAATGATATTGATGTATTTTTGCGTCCACTCATCGATGAGTTGAAACTTTTATGGGCTAAGGGTGTTCAAACATATGATTGTGAATCAAAACAGACATTCAACATGCGTGCCGCACTTCTATGGACAATTAATGATTTTCCTGCTTATGGATACCTATCTGGATGGACCACCAGTGGATACATGGCATGTCCAACATGTAATGAAGATGCTTGCAGTATAGGTATACGAGATAAAATAGCATATGTGGGTCATAGACGATTTCTCCTGGATGATCACTCTTGGAGGAATTCACGAGATTTCAATGGGAAGAGGGAGACCAGGCTTGCACCTAATCATATCAGCGGAGATGATTGCTTACGACAGTTGGAACTTATCACATTACCTCAACATGGTAAACATCCGGATCatgtaagaaaaagaaaaaggaaccCAGACGATCTAAATTGGTCAAAGAAAAGTATCTTCTTCGAACTTCCTTATTGGCCCAAGTTGCTAATCCGTCACAACATTGACGTTATGCATGTTGAAAAAAATGTGTGTGAGAACGTGTTAGGAACCCTATTAAACATAGAAGGAAAGACGAAGGACACAGACAAAGCTCGAAAGGATTTGGAAGATATGAACATACGTAAAGAGCTTCATTTAGTGAGGAATAAGGATCGCCTGCTTAAACCACACGCTTCGTATGTTTTAACTCGAGAGGAGAGAAAACAATTCTGCAATCTACTCAAATCGGTGCGTTTTCCTGATGGATTTGCGggaaatttagaaaaaaatgtgATTGCTGACCAAGGAAAGATACATGGGCTTAAATCACATGATTGCCACATCTTACTACAACGCATAATTCCTATTGCAATTCGTCCTTTTATGACCAAACAGATTCGCGATGCACTGACGGAGTTGTCTCGGTTCTTTAAGAAACTTACAGAAGCGACATTATACGTGTCGGAGTTGGAAGCTTTGCAGAAAGAGATAGTTATCATTTTATGCAAGCTTGAAAGAATATTTCCTCCGTCTTTTTTTACAATTATGGTGCACTTGTGTGTGCATCTTCCTCAAGAGGAAATTTTTGGAGGACCTGTGCAATCAAGGTGGATGTATCCAATCGAAAGATACCTTGGCCATttgaaaaaatatgttagaAATAAAGCTAAACCTGAAGGGTCGATAGCAGAAGGTTATGTTATTGAAGAAGCTATGACATTTTGTTCACATTATTTAGGTGGTGTCGAATCAAAGTTTGACAAACGTGGTCGGAATGATGACAAAGCACATAACGATGAAAAAAGCTTTGCCTTGGATATTTTTAGATTAAATGGTCGAGGTGTTGGGAAAAAAGAAGTTCGTATCCTTCCCAGTGCTCTTATGAAAAAAGCTATATGGTTTGTCTACAACAATTGTGAACAAATTCAGCCGTATTTGGA AGAACACTTACATTCATTGCAAAGTCAACACCCCGAGTTGTCAGATTTTACCGATATGCAACAAGCAACATTTCAGGATTGGTTTGCAAAACGG GTTTCCAAGATGTATACCCATGATCCATCTCAAATTAATGAGGAGTTATATGCAGTGTCTTGCCTTCCAGATAATCGAGTTTTATCGTACAAGGGATACATAGTGAACGGAGTTAAATATATAGTAAAGTCAACAGATGACTGCAGACGAACACAAAATTGTGGAGTTACTGTCCAGGGTGTTCAGAATGATGTTGAAGATGACTATTATGGATATCTTGATGAGGTAATTGAATTGTCTTTCATAAAAGATTATCatgttatattatttaaatgCACATGGTTTGACACTGATCGTAAAAGAAAGCATGTGGTATTTGAGCCTTATTTCATAAGTATAAACACGTCCCGACATGTTTATAAGGAAGATCCTTTCATTTTCGCAAATCaagccaaacaagtattttatatCAATGATCCACTTAAACCACATTCACAATGGAAAGTGATTGAAAGGATTAGCCACAGACACTTATGGGATATTCCAGAAGAAAATAATGCAGATAATTTGTTAGAAGATGTCAATCTTCTTCGTGAAGATATTGCAGAAGAGTTGGTAGAAAATGTTGATTTTGGGCGTTCTCATGATACTATAAATGATTTTATCAACGATGAGATAAATGATTCTGATCAAGATATGGAAGAATTTGATTCAGATTCAAATCTAGATGATTTAGATAATAATATCTCGAATATTGAGATTGAAATAGCTGAGTCAGACGGTGATGAATAG
- the LOC122602946 gene encoding disease resistance protein RUN1-like, giving the protein MGTKYIPHRWAYDVFVSYRGEDIRKGFMDHLLKEFSQKGIRAFEDSNYLPRGEEISHQLFKAIEESRFSMVIFSKNYASSTWCLRELVKILECKKIGKYKQNNIQMIFYDMKPDEVRKQTGSYAEALAKHEFSNKTEVPKWTEALSAAASLSGWDLHGDDANGYETKLIDSICKEILKTMCHGPLHVGENLVGMDAHVSKLNLEGIFGSNKVHMTGICGIGGIGKTTLAKAIYNLILETISNLSQAIMVLKEKALYKPVLLVIDNVDHSDQLQALASSPSWFCPGSLIIFTCKDKQLLKSYKVEEIFDMGFLDDCEALELFSLHAFNEKHPNQDFKELADQVIKYAKGHPLALNVLGCFLYSKTVLEWKSELDRLQVYPNEEIQRVLCLSYDGLHHLQKKVFLDIASSLVGVNRDLAASVLDSCKLFADTNLRVLVDKSLITISEIMDLQMHDLIRAMAKEIVREESIRPGDRSRLWTSSEVHDVLDKAKVTEAVEVLIFVLDKTIKKAHIDCKSFSKMNNLRILKIYDMELGNIEERSKPKVKYSGRLEFLSNEMRFLYWHAYPFKSLPPDFYPENIVVIDMSYSKIKSLWTTAKGFKNLKIMKLRHCHNLIDTPNFMEITNLKELNLEGCISLLSVYESVGMLKRLVVLNLKDCIELKSFPCITETYSLQVLVLSGCSKIDELPNCLGFLKNLVKLCVDRTSIKNFLSFVSPPRNDQVLPIGEYGRIQFGWQNLAFGPSSYLRKMQHLSSFVLPVLAPLKSLRNLDVSYCDISEGVPESIGSLSCLEDLNLSGNSFTCFPASLSQLSQLANLGLVGCKNLEVLPELPPNIHHCDAIDCISLREVDKQHVTNNKNFVLDFTNCPKLVKNHTIECMISMVLPKEAEFHRGLQVDVQELPSRDTSYLYYDVRNSDGTSLDSCFTKLGTPFSNKSVKFVGSDMIWLHYSTPAVAWAKETNFVSFSFGSEEDIELMECGAKLFCDGEDVEDEERYLGMIQDLPPPTQEPSAASSLPVQ; this is encoded by the exons ATGGGTACTAAATACATTCCTCATCGATGGGCATACGATGTGTTTGTAAGTTATAGAGGTGAAGATATCCGTAAAGGCTTCATGGATCATCTTCTTAAAGAATTTAGTCAGAAAGGAATTCGTGCTTTTGAAGATTCTAACTACTTGCCCAGAGGAGAAGAGATATCTCATCAACTCTTCAAAGCCATTGAAGAATCGAGATTTTCAATGGTTATCTTCTCCAAGAACTATGCTTCTTCTACATGGTGCTTGAGGGAGCTTGTGAAAATCCTTGAGTGCAAGAAAATAGgaaaatacaaacaaaacaatatTCAAATGATCTTCTATGATATGAAGCCAGATGAGGTCAGGAAACAAACTGGAAGCTATGCCGAAGCATTGGCTAAACATGAATTCTCGAATAAAACAGAGGTGCCTAAATGGACGGAAGCTCTATCTGCAGCAGCTAGCTTAAGTGGGTGGGATCTCCACGGTGACGATGCAAATGG TTATGAGACCAAGCTCATTGATAGCATCTGTAAAGAAATCTTAAAAACAATGTGTCATGGTCCATTACATGTTGGTGAGAATCTAGTAGGGATGGATGCGCATGTTAGCAAATTGAACCTGGAGGGCATATTTGGGTCAAATAAGGTTCACATGACTGGAATATGTGGTATCGGTGGAATAGGAAAGACAACCCTTGCAAAAGCTATCTATAATCTCAT ACTTGAAACAATCTCGAATCTTAGTCAAGCAATAATGGTATTGAAAGAGAAGGCATTGTATAAGCCAGTCTTGCTTGTTATAGATAATGTTGACCATTCGGACCAGTTACAAGCACTTGCCAGTTCACCTAGTTGGTTCTGCCCAGGaagtttgattattttcacTTGTAAAGACAAGCAACTGCTAAAATCTTATAAGGTAGAAGAAATATTTGACATGGGATTTTTAGATGACTGTGAAGCTCTTGAACTCTTTAGTTTGCATGCCTTTAATGAAAAACATCCTAACCAAGACTTCAAAGAGCTTGCTGATCAAGTAATTAAATATGCGAAAGGTCACCCACTGGCTTTGAACGTTTTGGGCTGTTTTTTATATAGCAAGACAGTGCTTGAGTGGAAAAGCGAATTAGATAGGCTCCAAGTATATCCTAATGAGGAGATACAGCGTGTGCTTTGTTTAAGTTATGATGGGCTGCATCACCTTCAGAAAAAAGTCTTCCTTGACATTGCAAGTTCACTTGTTGGGGTAAACAGAGATTTAGCAGCAAGTGTTTTAGACAGTTGTAAATTGTTTGCAGATACGAATCTCAGAGTTCTTGTAGATAAGTCCTTAATCACCATTTCTGAAATTATGGATCTTCAAATGCATGACTTGATTCGAGCAATGGCAAAAGAAATAGTACGTGAAGAATCTATTAGGCCTGGGGATCGAAGCAGATtatggacttcatcagaagttcATGATGTATTGGACAAAGCCAAG GTAACAGAAGCAGTTGAAGTTCTAATCTTTGTGTTagacaaaactataaaaaaagcTCACATAGATTGtaaatcattttcaaaaatgaataATTTGCGGATCCTCAAAATTTATGATATGGAATTGGGAAACATTGAGGAAAGATCAAAACCGAAGGTTAAGTACTCTGGACGTTTGGAATTTTTGTCCAATGAGATGAGGTTCCTTTATTGGCATGCATACCCTTTCAAGTCCCTACCACCTGATTTCTATCCAGAAAACATTGTTGTCATTGACATGTCTTATAGTAAGATCAAAAGTCTATGGACAACAGCTAAG GGtttcaaaaacttgaaaattatgAAGCTGAGGCATTGTCATAACCTTATAGATACCCCCAACTTCATGGAGATTACAAATCTTAAAGAGCTAAATCTTGAAGGTTGCATAAGTTTGCTTAGCGTTTACGAATCAGTTGGAATGCTGAAGAGGCTTGTCGTGTTAAATTTGAAGGACTGCATAGAGCTTAAGAGTTTCCCTTGCATCACCGAAACATATTCTCTTCAAGTTCTTGTTCTCTCGGGCTGCTCAAAAATAGACGAACTGCCTAATTGTTtgggatttttaaaaaatttggtgAAGCTTTGTGTTGACAGAACCTCtataaaaaattttctttctttcgtgTCACCTCCTAGAAATGATCAAGTACTTCCAATTGGGGAATATGGGAGGATTCAATTTGGATGGCAGAATTTAGCTTTTGGCCCTTCATCTTATCTAAGAAAAATGCAACATCTCTCAAGTTTTGTATTGCCTGTCTTGGCTCCTTTGAAGTCATTAAGGAATCTGGATGTTAGCTATTGTGATATATCAGAGGGAGTACCGGAAAGCATTGGAAGTTTGTCATGTCTAGAAGATCTAAACCTGAGTGGTAACAGTTTTACTTGCTTTCCGGCAAGCTTGAGTCAACTTTCTCAACTTGCAAATCTTGGACTTGTTGGTTGCAAGAATCTTGAAGTGCTTCCTGAACTTCCGCCTAACATACATCATTGTGATGCAATTGATTGCATTTCTTTAAGAGAAGTAGACAAACAACATGTCACGAACAACAAGAACTTTGTGTTGGACTTCACCAACTGTCCAAAATTGGTTAAGAACCATACCATCGAATGCATGATATCTATGGTTCTACCTAAG GAAGCAGAATTCCACCGTGGTTTACAAGTCGATGTACAGGAACTTCCGTCAAG AGATACGAGCTACCTATATTACGACGTGAGAAACTCTGATGGAACTTCTTTAGACTCCTGTTTTACAAAATTAGGAACCcctttttcaaataaaagtgtaaagttcGTTGGGTCAGATATGATATGGTTGCATTATTCTACACCAGCAGTGGCATGGGCAAAAGAAACTAATTTCGTTAGTTTTTCATTTGGTTCGGAGGAAGACATTGAGTTGATGGAATGCGGTGCAAAACTTTTTTGTGATGGAGAAGATGTGGAAGACGAAGAAAGATATTTAGGTATGATTCAAGACCTCCCACCTCCAACACAAGAGCCGTCGGCAGCTAGCAGTCTTCCAGTccagtga
- the LOC122602716 gene encoding disease resistance protein Roq1-like, producing MKDLVPFQSSLSNVQADSLREHEGIQWPQSRWWTSTFWPSFLPRIPSLSCLRLLKRLDLSHCNLSELSQDSIGSLLYLEHLKLNGNDFTSLPASLSQLSRLQMLGLVGCKKLEVLPGLPPNITRFDAFDCTALRQLHKQQILNSNYNLFYDLTNCPKLVDSYTIESMVSMLVPQRSNYMGKKLHIVLQGTRIPQWFTNQSTGNHVKIKD from the exons ATGAAAGACCTTGTCCCTTTTCAATCATCGTTGAGTAATGTTCAAGCGGATTCACTTAGAGAGCATGAGGGGATCCAATGGCCTCAATCAAGATGGTGGACTTCAACCTTTTGGCCTTCGTTTTTACCAAGAATACCTTCATTATCGTGTCTACGTCTCTTAAAACGTCTGGATCTTAGCCATTGCAATTTATCAGAACTGAGTCAGGACAGCATTGGCAGTTTATTGTATTTAGAACATTTAAAATTGAATGGTAATGACTTTACAAGCTTGCCTGCTAGTTTGAGTCAACTTTCTCGACTTCAGATGCTTGGACTTGTTGGTTGCAAGAAGCTTGAAGTGTTGCCAGGACTTCCACCAAACATTACTCGTTTCGATGCTTTTGATTGCACCGCTTTACGACAACTGCACAAGCAGCAAATACTTAACAGCAACTATAACTTGTTCTATGATTTGACTAATTGTCCAAAATTGGTTGATAGTTATACCATTGAAAGCATGGTGTCTATGTTGGTGCCGCAG AGAAGTAATTACATGGGTAAGAAATTGCATATTGTGCTCCAGGGAACTAGAATTCCTCAATGGTTTACAAATCAAAGTACAGGAAATCATGTAAAG ataaaagattaa